The Microbacterium forte sequence CAGCCTACCCTGCTGAAGATGAAGAAGATCGCCGGCAGCAGGTTGGCCGCCTCGAGCAGCCGCACCACGTCGGGGCGGTCCATGCGCTCGATCCGCTGCACGTTCGCCGAGCGGACCGCACGGCGTCCTCCGCGTGGCGGACGCTGCGCCTGCCGTCCCGCATGACGATTGCTGCGGTAGGACTGCGCCTCACGGTTGTTGTCGTAGTTCGAACCGGTGGACGAGCGGATTCGCATCAGCTCCTGATTCACCAGAGCCGTCGCGATGCCCGCGCGGTCGTCGAAGAGCGGGAGCAGATCATCACGCACCAGCACGTGCTGCTCGAGCGGCACCGGTCGGATCTCCGAGACGATCACCTCGGTGTTTCCGCGCACCGTGTCGAGCCAATCGCCGAACTCCTCGGCGTTCGACACCGTGGCGCTCAGCGACACCAGCCGCACCTGCTGCGGGAGGTGGATGATCACCTCTTCCCACACCGCCCCGCGGAATCGGTCGGCGAGGTAGTGCACCTCATCCATCACCACATACCGAAGGTCGCGCAGCGCTGCGGAATCGGCGTAGATCATGTTGCGCAGCACTTCGGTCGTCATGACGACGATCCGAGCGTTGCCGTTGATGTTGGTGTCACCCGTGAGCAGACCCACGTCATCGGCGCCGTAGACGTCGACCAGCTCGCGGAACTTCTGATTGGAGAGGGCCTTCATCGGCGTCGTGTAGAACGCCTTGTCGCGCGGCGTCTGCATCGCGAGATGGATCGCGAACTCTCCGACGATGGTCTTTCCCGCCCCGGTGGGAGCGGCGACCAGCACGCTGCTCCCGTCTTCGAGCGCGTGGCACCCTTCGATCTGGAACGGGTCGAGCTCGAACTTCTGATTCGCGGCGAAGGCGACCGTCGCCGGGTGCCCTGCGGCTTCGCGAGCCGCGGCGTATCGCTCTGCCGGCGAGCTCATGCGCTCACGGGTTCGATGCCCGCGGCCGCATCAGCCTTGCGCTTGCGCCGATCGAAGAGCATCGAGATCAATGTGGCCGCGAAGTACAGCACGATCATGGACCCCATCAGCAGCAGCATCGAGAAGACATCGGCGGGCGGTGTGGTGACGGCCGCGAAGATCGTGCACACGAGTATGGCGACGCGCCATCCCTTGAGGATCTCCTTGCCCGAGACGACCCCCGCGAGGTTGAGCGCGACGAGGAAGACCGGGAGCACGAAGGCGATGCCGAGCACAAGCAGGAACTTGAAGACGAAGTCGTAATAGGTCGCGTAGTCGAAGAACTGCGCCATTCCCGTCGGCACGAAGCCCGCCATGATCTCGATCACGTGCGGGAGGACGAAGAATGCGACAGTGCATCCGCCGAAGAACAGCGGGATGGCAGCTCCCAGAAATCCCCAGGTGTACTGGGTCTCCTTCTTCGTGAGTCCAGGCATCACGAACGCCCAGACCTGCCAGAGCCAGACCGGGGCTGAGATCAGCAGACCGATCGCGAACGCGATGCGCATCCGGAGATCGAACCCGCTCGTGACGGTCGTGAAGTTGAGGCCGACGTACTCGCGACCTTCTTCTTCGGCGATCGCAGCGATCGGAATCGACAGGAGATCGATGACCGGTCCGGTGATGATGAACGCGATGATCATGCCGACCACGAGAGCGCCGGCCGCGATGAACAGTCGCCGACGCAGCTCGATCAGATGCGCGCCGAGAGACATCCGCCTGTCGCGGCCCGGCGTCCCCGGATCGGCGGATTCGAGAGCGGACACGAACTATGCGGATCGAGGAGGCTGACCCGGATCCGTGTCGCGAGCCGTCACCGTGGTGTCCGCGGTGGTGGCCGCGGGAGTCGGGGATGCCGGATCCGCGGCGTCAGTCGCGTCCTCGTTCTTCATCGCCTTCATCTCGCCCTTGAAAACCCGGGCGGACTGCCCGAGGCTCTTCGCGAGTGCCGGCAGCTTCGCCGCACCGAAGAGCAGCAGGATGACGGCGAGGATGATCAGCAGATGTGGCCAACCGAAAGCGCCCATGATTCTCCTTCGTCGTTTAGTAGCAGTCTAACCGGCGTTGTCGCCGTCTGGTCGGCGATACAGCGCGAGTCCTGCGGCGGCCCACTCGCGTGCAGCCGTGCGGGCGACGCCGGGATCCACGACTTCGAGGGCTCCGCCGAACTTCGCCGCCAGTCGTTTCACACCCCGAGGGTCGGCCAGGTGCAGCCGCACGGTTACGATCCCGTCACTGACGTCGGCGTTGTCCGCGGTGAGGAAGTCACCGAGCAGAGGCGCCATCCGCTCGGGCACACGCACTCTGACCTCGCCCTCGTCCTCGACGGCGGTGAACGCCTCCGGGACGTGGTCACCGGCGTGTGTGATCGGAATGTCCGTCAGACGCGCATCGCTCACCCGATCGAGGTGGAACGTCCGCATCGCCTGTCGCATGTGGCACCACCCCTGCAGATACCACTGTGCGTTCGTGATCAGCACCTGCACAGGATCCACGGTTCGCGTGGTGGGTGCGGCATCGGGCGCCTGGTACGTGAACGACACGGCGACACCGTTCTGCACACCGCGCGACACGACCTGGCGCACCTCGTCGACAGCGCTCGGCGCGACGACGACCTCTGCCGGGGCGTCTGCCGCACCGCGCGACAGCTTCGAGATGAGACCGCTGACGAGTCCGGAGTCGGAGACCGCCGGCACGGCGGCGACCATCTGCAGACCGGCGAGCAGCGCTGCGGCCTCGCGGGCGGTGAAGCGCGGAACCCGCCGTAGGGCGACATCGTTGGTGATCTCGATGACGTCCTCTTCGTCGAGGAGGTCCCAGTTGATGTCGAACATCTCCTGCGGCTGCTGCCAGAAGCCGGAATCACCGGGCAGGCCGATGACGGTCAGCTTCTCGACCATCTGTCGCATCTCCGCCGGAGTCACCCCGAACTCCGCAGCCGCCTCAGCGAGCGAGACCTGGCCGTGCTCGAGAAGGTAAGGCACGAGCGTCAGGTAGACGCGGACGCGGTCGGCGGCGAGCAGCGGCTTCGCCTGAGCGCTCATCGTGACTCCCCTGCGTCCGAGTTGGTCGCGACGACCGCGCTCAGGCGATCGACGACTGCGGTGCGCAGCGCGACGGGCTCGACCACCCGCACCTCGGGGCCGTACGAGGCGAGTTCGTCGGCGAAGATATGCAGGTCGACGAACGGCACGAGGATTCCCTGGGTCGCCGCAGGCGTCGCACGGCGGCCCAGACGCAGCGAGGCCTCGGTGCCAGGGGTGACCTCGAGCAGCGCCGAGTTCTGAGAGGCGACGCGCTCGAGACCACTCAGTGCACGCTCCCCCGCTCCCTCGCGCAGGGCGGAGTCGAAGGCCCTCGTCGTGATCCTCACGTCCCCGACGATCCTGCTGAGCAGGAACATGCGGTCCTCCTCGATGTCCACGTCGACGCCGAAGACATGCCATCTCGCCTCGTAGTCGACGAGAGCCAGCGGACGGATGCTGCGGCGGCGCGGCGCGTGCTCCCCCGGCTTGAGGTAGTCGAAGACGACGACGCGGCTCTTCTCGATCGCGTCCTGCAGCTGCGGGAACGCCGCATCGCGAGCGGTGATCCGTGGCGCGAAGCCGATGATCGGCTCGTCGCCGTCGATCCCGAGTGCCCGGATCTTGCGCACGCCGGCCTTGGCGTCGCCCGATGCGGATTCGGCACTCCAGACGCTGCCGGCCAATTGCAGCACAGCGAGCTCAGCAGCGGTGAATTCGATGTCGCTGGGCAGGTCGTATTCCGCCTGCGGAATGCGATAGCGGGCTTCGCGGAGGTCATTGGGATCAGCCTGGTCGCCGATCGTCTCGACGGGGACGCCGAGAGTACGCAGCTCGTCCTTGTCGCGCTCGAACATCTTCTCGAGCGCATCCGAGCGCACGCCCGCATCGGCACGCTGACGGTAGCCCGACACGTTGTCGAGGATCTGCTGCTTGGTGAGCCCGATCTCCGTGGCCATGAGCGCCACGACGAGGTTCGTCAGACGCTCTTCCGCGGGAATACGGGCGGCCATCACTGCTCCGGAACGGGAACGATGCCGAGGATGTCGACCACGATGGCGGTCGCCGGGTTTCCGTCGGCTTCGGGCACGACGACGAGCAGCTGCGACCCGACGGTCGCGCCGACGAGCTCCTCCGCTGCCGGACCGATGTTGGGCTCCGCGCCCCAGCTGCTCGATGTGACGGTCTTGTCATCCCAGCCCAGGGCCATGATGTTGGTCACGATCGTCGAGTCCTTCTCGACCTTCGCACCGTCGCCCTTGATGAGCGTCTGAGTCACAGCCTCCGTCGGAGCATCGCTGTCGGGGATGATCACGCCAGGGGTCCCGTCAGGAGCGCGCACCACGGTCGGCAGGCCACGGGCGTCGTTGAACTGGGATGCGCCTTCGGCGTGGGCCAGGTAGACATCCTGCAGGTCGACGATCGCGACGACGTTCTCGTCCTTCGCGAGTCCGAATGCCTCGGCATTGGCTTCACCGAAGTCCTCGGGGGTCAGCACGGCGACGATCCGGCTTCCGCCGGTGGCGCACTCGAGCACCGTCTCGAGTCCGGCGGACCGCTCGGCCCAGTACGAGATGCTGTGCACGCGGCTCGGGTCGCCGTTGAATTCGGACTCGTACAGCTTCTCGCCGCTCTCTCCGCCATAGAAGGCGATGTCGAGCACCATGGGCTGAGAAGTCGAGGTGAGGGTGTTCCCCTCGCCGGTGACGATGTCGGCGAACGAGGTCTCGTCCGCCTTCACGGGGCTGTAGACCGTGACGTCGGGCGCCTCACCCAGATCGCCCTCCACGGACACCGAATCCTTGATGGATGGAGTAGACGCGGCCGCACGATCGCAGACGTCACCGGCGAACGACGGCGCCGAAGCGCATCCGGTCAGAGTGAGGACGGCGAGGCTGAGGGTGGCCAGAACGGCGGACGTTTTACGCACGCGCTCCAGTCTATTCCGTCGGTGGCTCGGATTCGCGCGAACCAGACGCCAGACGTGCCCCTTCGGCGGCCTTCGCGGCCTCCCTGGCACGCTTGCGGAGGTTCTTGTCGTTGATCTCGCGATCGCCTACGGCGCCGGGCGTCCACGCGTCGACATCCGCATCGCCATAGCTGCTCTTCGAGGCCCTGCGCTTCACCTGCGGCGCCACGGCACCCGGTGCCAGCCGGCGCGCCGTGAGGAGGAAGCCGGTGTGCGCCACCATGCGGTGATCGGGCCTGACGGCGAGGCCTTCGACGTGCCATCCTCGCACCATCGTCTCGGACGCCTCGGGGTCGGTGAACAGCCCGGTGCCGCGGATGTACTCGGCGACGCGCGAGAGCTGCGTGGCCGTCGCGACGTAGCAGAGCACGACGCCGCCGGGTGTGAGTGCGTCGGCGACGACGTCCATGCATTCCCACGGTGCGAGCATGTCGAGTACGACGCGATCGACCGTGCCGGCCGGGAACTCGGCTGGAAGCGCATCGGCGAGATCCCCGACGACCACGTTCCAGGTGTCCGGCGTCTCGCCGAAGAATGTCTCGACGTTCCCGCGGGCGACCTGGGCGAAGTCCTCACGACGTTCGAACGACACCAGTCGACCGACCGGACCGATGGCCCGGAGCAGCGAGAGCGAGAGGGCGCCCGAACCGACGCCCGCCTCGACGACGACCGCGCCGGGGAAGATGTCGGCCTGCATCACGATCTGCGCCGCATCCTTCGGGTAGACGATCGCCGCGCCGCGCGGCATCGACATCGCGAAGTCGCGCAGCAGCGGCCGCAGCGCGAGGTACTCGTGCCCCGAGCTGTTCGCGGCGACCGAACCGTCGGGAAGACCGATGAGGTCACGATGCCGCAGCACTCCCTGATGGGTGTGCAGCTCGCCGTCCTCGCGGAGGGTCACGGTATGCAGACGACCCTTGGGGCCGGTCAGCTGCACCCGATCGCCCTCCCGGAACGGCCCGCTCGGCCGCGGTGAGGTGATGTCGGTCATCGGGTGGCTCCCGTCATGGAGGTCTTGCGGTCGAAGAGTTCGATCAGGTCTGCGGCCGTGCGACCGTCGAGGGTCGGCCAGAGCTCGTGAGCGCCCACGTCGTCGAGGGAGACGATGTGCGGCACGCCGAGAGCGACGGCGCCGGAGGCGATGCCTGCACGGAGTCCGGTCGGCGAGTCCTCGATGACCACGGCCTCGGCGATGTCGATCTCGAGCAGCGACGCCGCGTGCAGGTAGGGCTCGGGGTGAGGCTTGGGGTGGATCACGTCATCGCCGGCGACGACGATGTCGAAGGCGTCGAACTCGATCAGGTCGACGACGCTCAACGCCATACGGCGCAGCGACATCGTGACGAGGCCGGTGGGGATCCCCGCCGACTTCAGGTCCTGCAGCAGCTCGCGGGCACCGGGGCGGAAAGGCACTCCCTGTGTGCGCAGCGCCTCCTGCACTCCATCGGTGAGGAGCGAGATGATCGCGTCCGCGTCCATATCCACCCCCGCGTGCTGGAGGATGATCGCACTGTCGATGAGACCGTTGCCGACCAGCTGAAGGGCGTCCTCGTGGGTCCATGACCCGCCGAAGGATTCGACCAGCGCCGTCTCGGCTGCCATCCAATACGGCTCGGTGTCGACGAGGGTTCCGTCCATGTCCCAGAGGATCGCGCGGGGCTGTCTGCTCACCGAACCATGTTACCCGTGGCTCCGCCCGGTCCCCGCGCGGTCGGACTAGCCTGGAGGGATACCGATCCGGAATTGGCGAAGGGAGCCCACGATGGATGTCCTCGGTTCACGCATCGTCATCGTCGCCTTCGATGGCTGGAACGACGCGGGTGAGGCCGCGAGCGGCGCGATCGCCGCGCTGCGTTCCGCGAACGACTACGACCTCGTGCACTCCATCGACCCGGAGCTGTACTTCGACTATCAGTACACCCGCCCGGCCACGAAGACGGACGCCGAAGGCCGCCGCCAGCTCACCTGGCCCGAGGCCGGTCTGTGGCGCCCGCGCGACCCGGGGCCCGGTCCCGAGTTCTGGGTGCTGACGGGAGTCGAGCCCGCGCGCACCTGGCAGTCGTTCGCTGCGGAGTTCATCGACGTCGCTCTTCGCGACGACATCACCGGGTTCGTGACCCTCGGCGCGATGCTCTCGGATGTGCCCCACACGCGACCGATCTCGATCTTCGCGTCGAGCCAGAACGAGCAGGTCCGCGCAGCGCATGGCCTCGAGCGGTCTCTCTATGAGGGCCCCGTCGGCATCCTCAGCGTGTTCGAGCACTTCGCCGAGAGCGCCGGAATCCCGACCGCGAGCCTGTGGGCCAGCGTGCCGCACTACGTCGCCTCCGCCACTCCGTCACCGAAGGTCACCCTCGCTCTTCTGGACAGGCTCGAGGAGCTGACCGGCGTCGACGTCCCGCGAGACCACCTTCGCACCGAGGCCGCCGCGTGGGAGGCGTCGATCGACGCCGCCGCCGCCGATGACGAGGACATGACGGAGTACATCCGCCAGCTCGAGCAGACCCGCGACACGTGGGACTCCCCCGATGCGTCCGGCGATGCGATCGCTCAGGCCTTCGAGCGCTATCTGAAGCGCAGAGGCGACGGCCCCGGAGACCACAAGCGCTGAGCCCGGAGGTCTCCGGTGCCGCGCTGCTATGCCGCGATGACGCCGGTGCCGAGAAGGACCAGGAGCACCGTGCCCAACAGGATGCGGTAGATCACGAACGGCAGGAAACTGCGCTTCGAGATGTAGTTCATGAAGAACGCGATCACGCCCAGTGCCACGACGAACGCGATGCCGGTCGCTGCGAGCGTGTCGCCGAACGAGAAGAACGAAGGCTCGTCCCAGCTCTTGAACAGCTGATAGAAGCCACTGCCGAACACCGCGGGGATCGCCAGGAGGAACGCGTAGCGCGCGGCAGCCGCGCGCTCATAACCGAGGAACAGTCCCATCGTGATCGTCCCGCCCGAGCGCGACACACCCGGGATCAGCGCGAGCGCCTGCGCGAAGCCGTATGCGATGCCATGCGGATAGGTGAGCTGATCGAGCTTGCGTCGCTTCGCGCCCACGTGGTCGGCGACGCCGAGCAGGATGCCGAACACGATCAGCATGATCGCGACGATCCAGAGCGACCGGAAGACGGTCTCGATCTGATCCTGGAAGAGCAGGCCGAGCAGCACGATCGGGATGCTCCCGATGATGATCATCCAGCCCATCCGGGCATCCGGATCGCTGCGCGGCACTCTGCCCGTCAGCGAGCGGAACCACTGCGCGATGATGCGGACGATGTCGCGCCAGAAGAACACCACGACCGCCGCCTCCGTGCCGATCTGCGTGATCGCGGTGAACGCGGCACCAGGGTCCTCGCCGGACGGCAGGAACGTGCCGAGGATGCGCAGATGGGCGCTGGAGGAGATCGGGAGGAACTCGGTGAGTCCCTGGACGATGCCGAGGATGAGCGCTTCGAACAAGTGCATGGAGGAGCTTTCTGATTCGTGGTGCGCGGACGTGGAGCAGAGAGCTCAATACGTGCGCAGCAGATCGGCCAGCACCCGCTGACCGAAGACAAGCGATTCTACGGGCACTCGCTCATCGACACCGTGGAACATCCCCGTGAAGTCGAGGTCGGCAGGGAGGCGGAGTGGCGCGAATCCGTACCCGGTGATCCCCAGATAGGCCAGCGCCTTGTTGTCGGTTCCGGCGCCGAGCAGATACGGAATGACCGGCACTCCCGGGTCGTGCCGCCCCAGACTCGCCACCATCGCCTCGACGAGTTCGCCCTCGAACGGCGTCTCCATGCCGATGTCGCGAACGACGGTCTGGATCTCGATGTCATCGCCGACGATCTGCTGCAGCTCGGCGAGCACCTCGTCCTCGGTTCCCGGGATCACCCGCACGTCGATCAGCGCTTCGGCTCGTTCGGGGATCACATTGTGCTTGTACCCCGCGGTGAGCGCCGTGGGGTTCGTCGTCGTGCGGAACGATGAGCGGAGGAACGCCTCAGCGGGGCCGGCGGCGGCAGCAAGCGCGTCCGGGTCGTCGATGGAGCGGCCTGTGAGAGCGCTCAGGCCCTGCAACAGCGCCTCCGTGGTGGGAGTGAGACGAAGGGGCCATCGAGTGCGCCCGAGGGCCGCCACAGCTTCTGCGAGCTTCGTGACGGCGTTGTCGTCGTGCAGTCGGCTTCCGTGGCCGGCACGCCCTCGCGCGACGAGGCGGATCCAGATGAGCGCCTTCTCCCCCACCTGCAGCAGGTAGGCGCGGCGATCGTCGACCGTGATCGAATAGCCTCCCACCTCGCTGATGGCCTCGGTCGCTCCCGCGAACCACTCCGGGTGGTTCTGGACGACGAGCGCCGAGCCCTCGACGCCGCCGTTCTCCTCGTCGGCGAAGAATGCGAGCACCAGATCGCGCTCCGGCTGCTCCCCCGCACGCAGGAGGTCTGCGACGGCCGTGAGGATCATCGCGTTCATGTTCTTCATGTCGACCGCTCCACGCCCCCAGAGCATGCCGTCCTTCACGATGCCCGCGAACGGGTCGACGCTCCAGTCCTCGGCCATCGCCGGGACGACGTCGAGGTGTCCGTGCACGACGAGAGCCGGCTTGCTCCGATCGCGCCCCGGCACGCGCGCCATCACGTTCGTGCGCCGCGGGATCGGCTCGTAGTATTCGACATCCAGACCCAGGTCCTGCAGATAGGCGCCGACATATTCGGCTGCCTCACGCTCACCCTTCGCGTTGCCTCCGCCGAAGTTCGAGGTGTCGAATCGGATCAGGTCGCTCGCGATGCGAACCACCTCGGGGAGAGCCACGTCAGTCATGAGGTCCAGGCTATCGAAACGTCGTGGCGCGCCCGGGCGTCACCGCCGGTTTCTGAGTGCCTCGAAGCTCGTGCTAATGTAAATCTTCGTTCGGCAACGAACATCCAACACCTGCGCGGGTGGCGGAATGGTAGACGCGCTACGTTGAGGTCGTAGTGCCCGTAAGGGCGTGGGGGTTCAAGTCCCCCTCCGCGCACAGACAGGCCTCGGATATCCATACGATATCCGAGGCCTTCTTCGTACCTTCGGTGTCGACGTGTCGTCCGGCAGAACCCGAGGTGAACTCCCCGAGCCCTGCCCCACGGGCCGGCGCGCGTCAGAGCGTGCTCACGCCGAACACCAGCCCGAGCACGTACGTGACGGCCGCAGCGCCGAAGCCGATCGCCAGCTGCCGCAGCGCGCGACGCAGGGGCGGTCCCCCCGACAGGATGCCGACCATCGCTCCGGTCGACAGCAGAGCGACCCCCACCAGCACGAGCGCGACGACCACCGCAGTCGTCCCATCGAGTCCGAAGATCCACGGGAGCACAGGGATGATCGCGCCGGACGCGAAGAGCAGGAAGCTCGAGATGGCCGCCGTCCAGTCGCTGCCGACGATCTCGTGGTCGTCTCCGGCGTGGAGGTGGATCGGCCCCGTCGTCGTGCGCTCGACTCCGGCTCGCGCGGCGTCCACTATCCGCCGTGCGCGCTCGAGCGCCTCCTGCTGGCCGATTCCGCGCGCGCGGTAGACCAGAGCGAGTTCGTTCTCGTCGATGTCGAGATCGGCGGCGGATGCCGCGGCATCCTCGTTGGCTTCCGTCGACGCCAGCAGCTCGCGTTGGGAGCGCACGGAGACGAACTCCCCCGCGCCCATCGACAGAGCCCCGGCGAGCAGACCCGCGATCCCGCTGAACAGGACGAAGGCGGAGCTGACACCCGTAGCGCCGATGCCGAGCACGAGTGCGAGGTTGCTCACCAGGCCGTCGTTCGCTCCGAAGACGGCAGCACGGAACGACCCGGACAGACGGCGCCTCCCACGAGCGGCGAGACCGCGGACGACTTCGGAGTGCACCTTCTCGTCTGCGCGCATGGCAGGAGTCGCGTACTGCTCGGAATCGTACGGAGATCTGTCCTCGGCGCTCTGCGCGAGTGCGAGGACGAAGATGGATCCGAACCGCCCGGCCATCCAGCCCAGCAGGCGAGACCGGATGCCGGCTCGCGGCAGTCGCGCCGGTTCTGCGCCCAGCAGATCGAGCCAGTGCTGCTCGTGGCGACGCTCGGCATCGGCGAGGCTGAGCAGGATCTCGCGCTCCTCGCCCGTGCGACGGTTCGCGAGCTTCTGGTACACGAGCCCTTCGGCGCGTTCTTCCACGAGGTAGCGCGCCCAGCGGCGACGGTCTGCGGCGGTCGGCTCGGCGGCAGCGGGGGCTGTCATGAAGTCTCCTGATCGACGATCCCCGGGAACGGGGCAACCGTTCAACGCTAGCTTCGAGCCACTCTCTCGGCGGCACTGGGAGCAGGATTGCCAGCTTTTCGGGCCTCCGAACCGAAGGCGCGATTCAGGATCGGACGCGCTTGCGGAGCACGTCGATGCGCGACTGCAGCTGCGTGACGGTCGCCTGCGCGACAGCAGGCCCGCCGCAGATCCGGCGCAGCTCCGCGTGCACGGCCCCGTGCGGCTCGCCCTTCTGTCGGGCGTACAGGCCGACGAGGCTGTTCAGCAGCTGGCGCTGCTCGCGAAGCGTGCGGTGCAGCGGCGCCGGGAGCGTGGTCGTCTCGGTCGGCCCTGCCTCGGCCTCCCGTGTCTCTCGCAGGCGAGTCTGACGTGCCTGGCGTTGCATCAGCAGCTCGTGCACGTGCTCCGGCTCGAGAAGACCGGGGAACCCGATGAACTCCTCCTCCTCGGGAGTGCCCGGCTCGGCGAGCTGGCCGAACTCCTGTCCCTCGAACACGACCCGGTCGAAGTGCGCAACAGACGAGAGCGCCTGATAGCTGAACTCCTGTGTCAACGCATCGGAGGCGTCGTCTTCGCGGTTCGCCGACTCGAGCAGCGAGTCCTCGAGCCCGTCGTCGTCCTTCGACTGACGATCGAGAGCGTGGTCGCGCTGCTTGTCCATCTCGTTCGCGAGTCCCATGAGCACCGGAACCTGCGGAAGGAAGACACTCGCCGCCTCACCCCGTCGACGCGCCCGCACGAAGCGACCGATCGCCTGGGCGAAGAAGAGCGGCGTCGACGACGACGTCGCGTAGACCCCGACGGCGAGTCGGGGCACATCGACGCCTTCCGACACCATGCGCACCGCGACCATCCAGCGATCCTCGCTGTTGCTGAACTTCTCGATCCGCTCCGAGGCTGTCGCGTCGTCGGACAGGACGATCGTCGGCTGCTGTCCCGTGATGCTGTGCAGGATCTTCGCGTAGGCGCGTGCCACCGTCTGGTCGGTCGCGAGCACCAGTCCTCCGGCGTCGGGCACGTGGTGCCTGATCTCGGTCAGACGACGGTCCGCAGCCGAGAGCACGGCAGGCATCCACTCGCCCTCGGGGTCGAGCGCGGTGCGCCAGGCCTGCGACGTGACGTCTTTCGTGTTGTCCTGACCGAGATGCGTCTCGAGCTCGTCGCCGCTGCTCGTGCGCCACCGCATCTTGCCCGCGTACATGTGGAACAGCACGGGCCTGACCACGCCGTCTGCCAGCGCCCGGCCGTAGCCGTAGTTGTAGTCGGTGCGGGAGATGCGCGCGCCGGACTCGTCAGGGTGGTACTCGACGAACGGGATCGGTGCGGTGTCGCTGCGGAACGGCGTGCCGGAGAGCAGCAGTCGGCGCTTCGCCGGTCCGTAGGCGTCGCGGATCGCGTCGCCCCAGCTGAGCGCGTCGCCACCGTGATGCACCTCGTCGAGCACGACGAGCGTCTTCGCGTCTTCGGTCAGATGACGGTGGACCGACGACTTCGCCGCCACCTGCGCGTAGGTGACCACGGCGCCGTGGTAATGCCGTGCCGGCGCCCAATGACTGTTGCGGAACCGGGGGTCGAGACGGATGTGCACGCGAGCGGCGGCATCGGCCCACTGCGTCTTCAGATGCTCGGTCGGGGCGACCACGATGATGCGGTTGACCTCGCCCATGCGCATGAGCTCGACCGCGAGCGTGAGGGCGAACGTGGTCTTTCCTGCACCCGGTGTCGCCGCCACGAGGAAGTCTCGCTGATCGGCCTGGAAGTACTGCTCCAGCGCTTCCTGTTGCCAGGCGCGCAGCTTGTTCGCGGTTCCCCAAGGGGCACGCTGAGGAAAGGACGGAGAGAGCATCGAGACAACGATAATCGCTGCCGCCGGCACTCGGCACGCTCACGAGTTCCGCCGCGCGCGTCTCGCCCGGACGCTCGTACCCGGGTAGGCTCGGTCACTGCGCGGCCTCCACCGCACGGCTGCGCTCGTCGTGAAGGAGAGCTGGATGACAGATCAGGATTCGATCCGAACCCCGGAGCTCGACAACGAGAATCCCCATCCCTGGCGGAGATTCGTCGCGATCGGCGACTCGTTCACCGAGGGCATCGGCGACCCGGACCCGTCGCAGCCGGGCAGCCACCGTGGCTGGGCAGACCGTGTCGCCGAGGTGCTCTCGCGCCAGGTCGACGACTTCGCCTATGCGAACCTCGCCGTGCGGGGCAAGCTGATCTCCCAGATCGTGCGCGATCAGATCGAGCCCGCCGTGGCGCTGCATCCCGACCTCATCTCGATCTGCGCCGGGGGCAACGATGTGATCCGACCGGGAACCGACCCCGACGCGATCGCCGCCCAGCTCGAGGACGCCGTCGCGCGTCTGTCGTCGACGGGCGCCGCGATTCTGCTCTTCACCGGAGTCGACACGGCCTTCACCCCGGTCTTCCGGGCTTTCCGCGGCAAGGTCGCCATCTACAACGAGAACGTGCGCGCGATCGCCGAGCGACACGACTGCATCGTCGCCGATCAGTGGGCGCTCAAGGTCGTGCAGGACATGCGGTTCTTCGACGACGACCGCCTGCACTACAACTCGCTGGGCCACCACG is a genomic window containing:
- a CDS encoding undecaprenyl-diphosphate phosphatase, coding for MHLFEALILGIVQGLTEFLPISSSAHLRILGTFLPSGEDPGAAFTAITQIGTEAAVVVFFWRDIVRIIAQWFRSLTGRVPRSDPDARMGWMIIIGSIPIVLLGLLFQDQIETVFRSLWIVAIMLIVFGILLGVADHVGAKRRKLDQLTYPHGIAYGFAQALALIPGVSRSGGTITMGLFLGYERAAAARYAFLLAIPAVFGSGFYQLFKSWDEPSFFSFGDTLAATGIAFVVALGVIAFFMNYISKRSFLPFVIYRILLGTVLLVLLGTGVIAA
- a CDS encoding M20/M25/M40 family metallo-hydrolase, whose translation is MTDVALPEVVRIASDLIRFDTSNFGGGNAKGEREAAEYVGAYLQDLGLDVEYYEPIPRRTNVMARVPGRDRSKPALVVHGHLDVVPAMAEDWSVDPFAGIVKDGMLWGRGAVDMKNMNAMILTAVADLLRAGEQPERDLVLAFFADEENGGVEGSALVVQNHPEWFAGATEAISEVGGYSITVDDRRAYLLQVGEKALIWIRLVARGRAGHGSRLHDDNAVTKLAEAVAALGRTRWPLRLTPTTEALLQGLSALTGRSIDDPDALAAAAGPAEAFLRSSFRTTTNPTALTAGYKHNVIPERAEALIDVRVIPGTEDEVLAELQQIVGDDIEIQTVVRDIGMETPFEGELVEAMVASLGRHDPGVPVIPYLLGAGTDNKALAYLGITGYGFAPLRLPADLDFTGMFHGVDERVPVESLVFGQRVLADLLRTY
- a CDS encoding VIT1/CCC1 transporter family protein — its product is MTAPAAAEPTAADRRRWARYLVEERAEGLVYQKLANRRTGEEREILLSLADAERRHEQHWLDLLGAEPARLPRAGIRSRLLGWMAGRFGSIFVLALAQSAEDRSPYDSEQYATPAMRADEKVHSEVVRGLAARGRRRLSGSFRAAVFGANDGLVSNLALVLGIGATGVSSAFVLFSGIAGLLAGALSMGAGEFVSVRSQRELLASTEANEDAAASAADLDIDENELALVYRARGIGQQEALERARRIVDAARAGVERTTTGPIHLHAGDDHEIVGSDWTAAISSFLLFASGAIIPVLPWIFGLDGTTAVVVALVLVGVALLSTGAMVGILSGGPPLRRALRQLAIGFGAAAVTYVLGLVFGVSTL
- a CDS encoding DEAD/DEAH box helicase, translating into MLSPSFPQRAPWGTANKLRAWQQEALEQYFQADQRDFLVAATPGAGKTTFALTLAVELMRMGEVNRIIVVAPTEHLKTQWADAAARVHIRLDPRFRNSHWAPARHYHGAVVTYAQVAAKSSVHRHLTEDAKTLVVLDEVHHGGDALSWGDAIRDAYGPAKRRLLLSGTPFRSDTAPIPFVEYHPDESGARISRTDYNYGYGRALADGVVRPVLFHMYAGKMRWRTSSGDELETHLGQDNTKDVTSQAWRTALDPEGEWMPAVLSAADRRLTEIRHHVPDAGGLVLATDQTVARAYAKILHSITGQQPTIVLSDDATASERIEKFSNSEDRWMVAVRMVSEGVDVPRLAVGVYATSSSTPLFFAQAIGRFVRARRRGEAASVFLPQVPVLMGLANEMDKQRDHALDRQSKDDDGLEDSLLESANREDDASDALTQEFSYQALSSVAHFDRVVFEGQEFGQLAEPGTPEEEEFIGFPGLLEPEHVHELLMQRQARQTRLRETREAEAGPTETTTLPAPLHRTLREQRQLLNSLVGLYARQKGEPHGAVHAELRRICGGPAVAQATVTQLQSRIDVLRKRVRS
- a CDS encoding SGNH/GDSL hydrolase family protein, yielding MTDQDSIRTPELDNENPHPWRRFVAIGDSFTEGIGDPDPSQPGSHRGWADRVAEVLSRQVDDFAYANLAVRGKLISQIVRDQIEPAVALHPDLISICAGGNDVIRPGTDPDAIAAQLEDAVARLSSTGAAILLFTGVDTAFTPVFRAFRGKVAIYNENVRAIAERHDCIVADQWALKVVQDMRFFDDDRLHYNSLGHHEVARMVLRALNVPNDLEAMQPETIPLRTWREARTEDFGWAREHLVPWVLRRLRHQSSGDHIVAKRPEPSPIILPKSD